A single genomic interval of Labrus bergylta chromosome 18, fLabBer1.1, whole genome shotgun sequence harbors:
- the LOC136183296 gene encoding interferon-inducible GTPase 5-like, whose product MERSQSRGLPTYSKYPAAEYLKKVGFEKFDFFFIISADRFRENDVKLAKEIQKMEKKFYFVRSKIDHNISDEERSQKEFNEEWTLTQIRKNCIKGLQDLGLKSPQVFLVSSFHLKLYDFPLLVETLKEELPELKKEAFLLAMPNISLDMIKEKKKAFQAKVKYWATLSAIGAAVPVPGVSVAVDTALLGGVIKQYGFGFGLDIPSLKRMAKYSGASYEELRKVLKSPLATVNQTPELLQKLLSQLGSLVALMAAEEGSRFIPILGIPAAMGLSFTFTYKSLNMILNVLADDAERVFTRVHLNISC is encoded by the exons atggaaaGGTCTCAGAgtagggggctgcccaca TACTCCAAGTATCCTGCTGCTGAGTACCTGAAGAAGGTTGGATTTGAAAAGTTTgacttcttcttcatcatctcaGCTGATCGCTTCAGAGAAAATGATGTGAAGCTGGCTAAGGAGATtcaaaagatggagaagaagttCTACTTTGTTCGCTCAAAGATTGACCATAACATAAGTGACGAGGAAAGAAGTCAGAAAGAGTTCAATGAAGAATGGACCCTGACACAAATCAGGAAAAACTGCATCAAGG GTCTTCAGGATCTAGGTCTCAAGTCTCCTCAGGTCTTCTTGGTGTCCAGCTTTCACCTGAAACTGTATGATTTCCCTCTGTTAGTGGAGACCCTGAAGGAAGAACTTCCTGAACTCAAGAAGGAAGCCTTTCTGCTTGCCATGCCCAATATCAGTCTGGACAtgatcaaagaaaagaaaaaggcattTCAAGCAAAGGTCAAATACTGGGCTACTCTATCTGCTATTGGAGCAGCTGTGCCAGTTCCGGGGGTTTCTGTCGCTGTTGATACAGCCTTGCTAGGCGGTGTTATCAAACAATATGGATTTGGGTTTGGTCTTGACATCCCATCACTGAAGAGAATGGCAAAATACTCAGGGGCTTCTTATGAGGAATTGAGGAAAGTCCTCAAGTCACCTCTGGCAACAGTAAATCAAACTCCTGAACTTTTACAGAAGTTGTTGTCTCAATTAGGCAGCTTAGTTGCATTAATGGCAGCAGAGGAGGGGTCCAGATTCATTCCAATACTTGGAATCCCAGCAGCAATGGGCCTCTCTTTTAC